A section of the Geoalkalibacter ferrihydriticus DSM 17813 genome encodes:
- the rplC gene encoding 50S ribosomal protein L3, whose protein sequence is MSKEILGKKLGMTQVFAADGRRIAVTVVEAGPCVVVQKKTVDSDGYNALQVGFGAKNAARVNKPMMGHFKKVGQGAFSCLREVGVENVDDFKPGDQITCDIFAPGDIVDVCGVSKGKGFQGVIKRWNFAGGRATHGSMFHRSPGAIGASAWPSRVFKGKKMAGQMGNKRVTTQNLQIVEIRPEQNLLLIKGAIPGPKNSVVAIRQGIKTK, encoded by the coding sequence ATGAGCAAGGAAATTCTCGGTAAAAAACTGGGCATGACCCAGGTGTTTGCGGCGGATGGTCGTCGCATCGCGGTGACTGTTGTGGAGGCTGGACCTTGCGTGGTCGTGCAAAAGAAGACCGTGGATAGCGACGGTTATAATGCTCTGCAGGTCGGCTTCGGTGCCAAGAATGCCGCACGGGTTAACAAGCCGATGATGGGGCACTTCAAAAAGGTTGGGCAGGGCGCTTTCAGCTGTCTGCGTGAAGTCGGTGTCGAAAATGTCGATGACTTCAAGCCCGGCGATCAGATCACTTGCGACATTTTTGCTCCTGGCGATATCGTGGATGTCTGCGGTGTCAGCAAGGGCAAGGGTTTTCAGGGGGTTATCAAGCGCTGGAATTTTGCCGGCGGCCGCGCGACTCACGGCTCCATGTTTCATCGCTCGCCTGGTGCCATCGGCGCCAGCGCTTGGCCGTCGCGAGTGTTCAAAGGCAAGAAAATGGCCGGTCAAATGGGCAATAAGCGGGTGACCACCCAGAATCTGCAGATTGTGGAGATTCGCCCGGAGCAGAATCTGCTTCTTATTAAAGGTGCTATTCCCGGTCCCAAGAACAGCGTGGTGGCGATCCGTCAGGGCATCAAAACCAAATAA
- the rpsQ gene encoding 30S ribosomal protein S17: MTKQRGNRKTRIGVVVSDKMDKTVVVRVDQVVKHPVYQKYIKRKVTCKAHDEQNSCQIGDKVLIVESRPLSRDKCWAVRQILVKTTNV; this comes from the coding sequence ATGACAAAGCAGCGTGGAAATAGAAAAACCCGCATCGGGGTTGTGGTCAGCGACAAAATGGACAAGACTGTCGTGGTGCGCGTGGACCAGGTGGTAAAACATCCCGTTTATCAAAAATATATCAAGCGCAAGGTGACCTGTAAGGCCCACGACGAGCAGAACAGTTGCCAAATCGGCGACAAAGTGCTGATCGTCGAGTCTCGCCCTCTCTCCAGAGATAAGTGCTGGGCGGTACGCCAAATCCTTGTAAAGACCACGAACGTCTAG
- the rpmC gene encoding 50S ribosomal protein L29 has translation MKGSDLRGLGIAELEKKNAELSQELFNLRFQLHTGHLEKSSRISQVKKDIARVKTVLAQKQG, from the coding sequence ATGAAGGGTAGCGATTTGAGAGGGCTCGGCATTGCAGAGCTTGAGAAGAAAAACGCCGAACTTAGCCAGGAATTGTTCAACCTGCGATTTCAGCTTCATACCGGGCATCTGGAGAAATCTTCCAGGATCTCTCAGGTTAAGAAGGACATCGCTCGGGTCAAGACGGTTCTGGCGCAGAAACAGGGATAA
- the rplW gene encoding 50S ribosomal protein L23 — MKALHQIIRKPLITEKTSLQKEVGQVVVFEVERAANKIEIKQAVEKAFDVKVKNVNTVQIAGKVKRRGAVIGKRANRKKAYVTLEEGSNIDFFGV; from the coding sequence ATGAAAGCTTTGCATCAGATCATCCGCAAGCCCTTGATCACCGAAAAGACCAGCCTGCAGAAAGAGGTCGGTCAGGTGGTGGTTTTCGAGGTTGAGCGGGCTGCCAACAAGATCGAGATCAAGCAGGCGGTTGAAAAGGCGTTCGATGTCAAAGTCAAGAACGTCAATACCGTTCAGATAGCCGGAAAGGTCAAGCGGCGCGGTGCTGTCATTGGCAAACGAGCCAACCGGAAAAAGGCCTATGTGACCCTCGAAGAGGGAAGCAATATCGACTTTTTCGGCGTTTAA
- the rplP gene encoding 50S ribosomal protein L16, producing the protein MLMPKKVKYRKQQKGRMKGAADRGTDLNFGDFGLQAVECGWLTSRQIEAARRAMTRYVKRGGKIWIRVFPHKPLTKKPAETRMGKGKGSPETWVAVVRPGLILYEMQGVREEDAREAFRLAAHKLPMKTKFLAREVAGNEG; encoded by the coding sequence ATGTTAATGCCCAAGAAGGTTAAATATAGAAAGCAACAAAAAGGTCGCATGAAAGGGGCGGCCGACCGGGGGACCGATCTCAATTTCGGCGACTTCGGTTTACAGGCGGTTGAGTGTGGTTGGTTGACCTCCCGCCAGATCGAAGCTGCTCGTCGTGCGATGACCCGGTATGTCAAACGTGGCGGCAAGATCTGGATACGGGTTTTCCCCCACAAACCGCTGACCAAAAAGCCCGCTGAGACCCGCATGGGTAAGGGTAAAGGGTCTCCGGAGACCTGGGTGGCGGTTGTGCGCCCTGGGTTGATTCTTTATGAAATGCAGGGCGTGCGTGAGGAAGACGCGCGCGAGGCCTTTCGACTTGCCGCGCATAAGCTTCCGATGAAAACCAAGTTTCTCGCCAGGGAGGTGGCCGGCAATGAAGGGTAG
- the rpsS gene encoding 30S ribosomal protein S19, translated as MARSIKKGPYVQECLLRKVDLEGGTTRKSVIKTWSRRSTVIPEFVGHTFAVHNGKKFIPVFITENMVGHKLGEFAPTRTYFGHGADKKGKGKKK; from the coding sequence GTGGCAAGATCAATTAAAAAAGGTCCTTACGTGCAGGAGTGTCTCCTGCGCAAGGTTGACCTCGAGGGCGGCACCACCCGCAAATCGGTTATCAAAACCTGGTCCCGCCGCTCGACGGTTATTCCCGAATTTGTCGGTCACACCTTTGCTGTGCATAACGGCAAAAAATTCATCCCAGTGTTTATTACCGAGAACATGGTCGGTCATAAACTGGGTGAATTCGCCCCCACCCGCACTTATTTCGGGCACGGCGCCGACAAAAAGGGCAAAGGTAAAAAGAAGTAG
- the rpsC gene encoding 30S ribosomal protein S3, translated as MGQKVHPVGFRLGVIRTWDSRWYAENNYADLVHEDHKLRGYLKKRLYHAGISKIEIERAANKAKINIFAARPGIIIGKKGSEVEALKKELGKLTDKEVFINIQEVRKPEIDAQLVAENVALQLERRVAFRRAMKKSVSQALKFGAQGIKINCSGRLGGAEMSRTEWYREGRVPLHTLRANIDYGFAEAKTTYGIIGVKVLIFKGEVLSQAQQS; from the coding sequence TTGGGTCAGAAAGTTCATCCCGTAGGCTTCCGTCTGGGTGTTATTCGCACCTGGGATTCGCGTTGGTACGCGGAAAATAATTATGCCGATCTCGTTCATGAAGATCATAAACTGCGCGGATACTTGAAGAAACGCTTGTATCACGCCGGCATTTCCAAGATTGAGATTGAGCGGGCAGCCAATAAAGCTAAGATCAATATTTTTGCCGCGCGCCCCGGAATTATCATCGGCAAAAAAGGCTCTGAGGTTGAAGCGCTCAAGAAAGAGCTTGGAAAGCTGACGGACAAGGAAGTCTTCATCAACATTCAGGAAGTTCGCAAGCCTGAAATTGACGCCCAGCTTGTCGCCGAAAATGTCGCTTTGCAGCTTGAAAGACGCGTCGCCTTTCGGCGAGCCATGAAAAAGAGCGTTAGCCAGGCACTCAAATTCGGTGCCCAGGGCATCAAGATCAACTGCTCCGGTCGTTTGGGCGGGGCGGAAATGAGCCGCACCGAATGGTACCGTGAGGGGCGCGTTCCTCTGCATACCCTGCGCGCGAATATTGATTATGGATTTGCCGAAGCCAAAACCACTTACGGTATCATCGGTGTTAAGGTTTTGATCTTCAAAGGCGAAGTCCTCTCGCAAGCGCAGCAATCATAA
- the rplX gene encoding 50S ribosomal protein L24, whose translation MATNKMHVRKNDMVMITTGKDRGKTGKVQRVFPEKGRLIVENLNVVKRHTRPRAGQGEGGIVEKEAAIQAANVMLVCPGCAKPSRTGKRLLDDGSKARFCKKCNEIVDK comes from the coding sequence ATGGCAACAAATAAAATGCATGTCAGAAAAAACGACATGGTCATGATAACAACAGGCAAAGATCGTGGCAAAACCGGAAAGGTCCAACGGGTTTTTCCCGAGAAGGGCCGGTTGATTGTTGAGAACCTTAACGTTGTTAAGCGCCATACCCGCCCACGTGCCGGGCAGGGGGAGGGTGGTATCGTCGAAAAAGAGGCGGCCATTCAGGCGGCAAACGTTATGCTGGTGTGCCCTGGCTGTGCCAAGCCCAGCCGCACCGGAAAACGTCTTCTCGACGACGGCAGCAAGGCGCGATTCTGCAAAAAATGCAACGAAATTGTAGATAAGTAA
- the rplV gene encoding 50S ribosomal protein L22, which yields MEASAKLRYARLSAQKARLVVDLIRGRNVQDAFNVLKFSPQKAAGIVSGVVASAVANAEQKGASDVDRLFVKEIFVDQGPVLKRFLPRAMGRASRIRKPTSHITVVLGLK from the coding sequence ATGGAAGCCAGTGCTAAATTGAGATATGCACGACTGTCCGCGCAAAAAGCGCGCCTTGTCGTCGACCTGATACGTGGCCGCAACGTGCAGGATGCGTTCAATGTATTGAAATTCAGCCCGCAGAAAGCTGCCGGCATCGTCTCCGGGGTCGTCGCGTCGGCCGTTGCCAATGCCGAGCAGAAGGGGGCATCTGATGTTGATCGGCTCTTTGTTAAAGAGATTTTTGTCGACCAGGGGCCGGTGTTAAAACGATTCCTGCCACGAGCCATGGGCCGTGCAAGTCGCATTCGCAAACCTACTAGCCATATCACGGTCGTACTCGGCCTGAAATAA
- the rplD gene encoding 50S ribosomal protein L4: protein MATVPVFDINKNKVSDLEISDDIFNADVKEHLIHQMVRYQRASWRQGTAKTKGRSEVSGGGKKPYRQKGTGNARQGTIRAPHFVGGGTAFGPKPRDYQFKLNRKVKKAALRCALSARFKEERMTVLSAIELEKISTKAFADVLKRFELDGALVVIDEANPVVELSARNLPSVKVLRAEGVNVYDLMKHRHLVLTEGAVSQLEGALQI, encoded by the coding sequence ATGGCAACTGTTCCGGTTTTTGACATCAATAAAAACAAAGTCTCAGATCTCGAGATTTCAGACGATATTTTCAATGCTGACGTTAAGGAGCACCTGATTCACCAGATGGTGCGTTATCAGCGTGCATCCTGGCGGCAAGGCACTGCCAAAACCAAGGGGCGCAGCGAAGTGTCCGGCGGCGGCAAAAAGCCCTATCGTCAAAAGGGCACTGGTAATGCGCGGCAGGGTACGATTCGTGCGCCTCACTTTGTGGGAGGCGGTACAGCGTTTGGGCCTAAGCCCCGTGATTATCAGTTCAAGCTCAACCGCAAGGTCAAAAAGGCCGCTTTGCGTTGTGCGCTTTCGGCGCGCTTCAAAGAAGAGCGTATGACGGTTCTCTCGGCTATCGAGCTAGAAAAAATCAGCACCAAGGCCTTTGCGGATGTGCTGAAGCGCTTTGAGCTTGACGGTGCGCTGGTGGTTATTGACGAGGCGAATCCGGTCGTGGAGCTTTCCGCGCGTAATCTTCCTTCGGTCAAAGTATTGCGTGCCGAAGGTGTCAATGTTTACGATCTGATGAAACATCGCCATCTGGTTCTGACCGAGGGCGCCGTTTCGCAGTTGGAAGGAGCGTTGCAGATATGA
- the rplB gene encoding 50S ribosomal protein L2, producing the protein MAIKKFKPTSPGRRHMSSSSYEDITKTTPEKSLVAPLKKSGGRNNHGRITKRHTGGGHKRRFRIIDFRRDKKEIPARVASIEYDPNRSSRIALLQYADGEKRYILAPLGINVGDQVVASDNADIKPGNAMSIRAIPLGTWVHNVELRVGKGGQLARSAGTYAMLAAKEGKYAQLRLPSGEVRLVLQECCATIGQVGNTDHENVKIGKAGRNRWLGKRPQTRGVAMNPVDHPHGGGEGKSSGGRHPVTPWGVPTKGYKTRVNKRTDRFIVRKRK; encoded by the coding sequence ATGGCAATCAAGAAATTCAAGCCGACCTCGCCGGGCCGGCGTCACATGAGTTCGTCCTCGTATGAGGACATCACCAAGACGACACCTGAAAAGTCGCTTGTGGCGCCGCTTAAAAAAAGCGGCGGCCGAAACAACCATGGTCGTATTACCAAGCGCCACACCGGCGGTGGTCATAAGCGCAGGTTTCGGATCATCGACTTTCGGCGTGACAAGAAGGAGATACCGGCTCGGGTTGCGTCCATCGAGTACGATCCGAACCGTTCCTCGCGCATCGCCCTGCTTCAGTATGCTGACGGTGAAAAGCGCTATATTCTTGCCCCTCTGGGGATCAATGTCGGCGATCAGGTGGTTGCCAGCGACAATGCGGACATTAAGCCCGGGAACGCCATGAGCATTCGTGCGATCCCGCTCGGCACCTGGGTGCACAACGTCGAGCTTCGTGTCGGCAAGGGTGGGCAGCTCGCGCGCAGCGCCGGTACCTATGCCATGCTTGCCGCAAAGGAAGGCAAATATGCGCAGTTGCGACTTCCTTCTGGCGAAGTCCGCCTGGTTTTGCAGGAATGCTGTGCCACTATCGGCCAGGTCGGCAACACGGACCATGAAAACGTCAAGATCGGCAAGGCCGGCCGGAACCGTTGGCTCGGGAAGCGCCCGCAGACTCGCGGTGTCGCAATGAATCCCGTCGATCATCCGCACGGCGGCGGCGAGGGTAAGAGCTCCGGCGGGCGTCACCCGGTTACTCCTTGGGGCGTTCCTACTAAAGGCTACAAAACCCGCGTGAACAAGCGCACCGACCGCTTCATTGTTCGCAAGCGCAAATAA
- the rplN gene encoding 50S ribosomal protein L14 yields MIQMQTMLDVADNSGARKLCCIKVIGGSKRKYAGIGDIIICSVKEALPNSKVKKGDVVRAVIVRTAKEVGRPDGSYIRFDNNSAVVVNAAGEPVGTRIFGPVARELRARQFMKIVSLAPEVL; encoded by the coding sequence ATGATTCAGATGCAGACCATGCTTGATGTGGCAGACAATTCCGGTGCCCGGAAACTGTGCTGCATTAAAGTTATTGGTGGCTCCAAAAGAAAATATGCCGGAATCGGCGATATCATCATTTGTTCGGTTAAGGAAGCTCTTCCGAATTCTAAAGTTAAAAAAGGTGATGTTGTTCGCGCCGTGATCGTTCGTACCGCCAAGGAAGTCGGGCGCCCGGACGGATCATACATTCGCTTCGATAATAATTCGGCGGTCGTTGTGAACGCAGCCGGTGAACCTGTCGGGACGCGTATTTTCGGGCCGGTGGCGCGCGAACTGCGGGCCCGGCAGTTTATGAAGATCGTTTCCCTGGCACCGGAAGTCCTTTAA